Proteins encoded in a region of the Planococcus citri chromosome 1, ihPlaCitr1.1, whole genome shotgun sequence genome:
- the Sep4 gene encoding septin-2 isoform X5 — protein MSDRDYIGFATLPEQVHRKSVKRGFDFTLMVVGESGLGKSTLINSLFLSDLYKDRKIPEVHERVTKTTQIERKTMDIEERGVKLRLTVVDTPGFGDSLNCEDSWRACCNYIDEQFRQYFTDESGLNRKNIVDNRVHCCLYFVPPYGHGLRQLDIELMKQIQHKVNIVPIIGKADTLTEPEMKRLKKRILNDIQENNIQIYQFPECDSDEDEDFKRQDKELKECIPFAVIGSHNIIEVGGKKVRGRQYPWGIVEVENSKHSDFNKLRNMLITTHMQDLKDVTEDVYYENFRVQCISQISQQAIKERGRKLKRESNSQIDGIITETDKLLLQKDEEIRRMQDMLSQMQEKLKASSQSQSSICSGSQTPTEFECKRKDSMINV, from the exons ATGTCAG ACAGGGATTATATCGGTTTTGCCACACTGCCAGAGCAGGTGCATCGCAAATCAGTCAAAAGAGGTTTCGATTTCACTTTAATGGTCGTCGGAGAATCAGGTCTTGGGAAATCAACGCTCATCAACAGTTTATTTCTTAGCGATCTGTACAAAGATCGTAAGATACCCGAAGTACATG AACGTGTCACTAAGACAACGCAAATCGAACGGAAAACCATGGATATTGAAGAAAGGGGCGTGAAATTACGTCTTACCGTTGTCGATACGCcgg gATTCGGAGATTCGTTAAACTGCGAAGATAGTTGGCGGGCTTGTTGTAACTACATAGATGAGCAATTTCGTCAATATTTCACAGACGAAAGCGGCCTGAATAGAAAGAATATTGTTGACAACCGTGTTCATTGCTGTTTATATTTCGTACCTCCTTATGGACACGG ATTGAGACAACTGGATATCGAATTAATGAAGCAAATACAGCATAAAGTCAATATCGTACCGATAATCGGAAAAGCTGATACACTCACTGAACCAGAAATGAAAAGGTTAAAGAAAAGGATTTTAAATGATATACAGGAAAATAATATCCAG ATATACCAGTTTCCCGAATGTGACAGCGATGAAGACGAAGATTTCAAACGGCAAGATAAAGAATTAAAAGAATGCATTCCATTTGCGGTTATTGGTAGTCATAATATTATCGAGGTTGGTGGGAAAAAAGTACGCGGCAGGCAGTACCCATGGGGTATTGTAGAAG TTGAAAACTCGAAACATAGTGACTTCAATAAGTTAAGAAATATGTTAATTACAACTCACATGCAAGATCTCAAAGATGTTACAGAAGAtgtttattatgaaaatttccgAGTACAGTGCATCTCTCAGATATCTCAACAGGCAATCAAAGAAAGAGG caGAAAATTGAAACGCGAGTCGAATTCCCAAATAGATGGAATAATCACGGAAACCGACAAACTTCTTCTACAAAAAGACGAAGAA ATACGACGGATGCAAGATATGTTATCTCAAATGCAAGAAAAACTTAAAGCATCGAGTCAGAGTCAAAGCAGTATTTGCAGCGGTTCTCAAACACCAACGGAATTTGAATGCAAAAGAAAAGATAGCATGATTAACGTTTAA
- the Sep4 gene encoding septin-2 isoform X3, with translation MRRKLSSKRKSGDRDYIGFATLPEQVHRKSVKRGFDFTLMVVGESGLGKSTLINSLFLSDLYKDRKIPEVHERVTKTTQIERKTMDIEERGVKLRLTVVDTPGFGDSLNCEDSWRACCNYIDEQFRQYFTDESGLNRKNIVDNRVHCCLYFVPPYGHGLRQLDIELMKQIQHKVNIVPIIGKADTLTEPEMKRLKKRILNDIQENNIQIYQFPECDSDEDEDFKRQDKELKECIPFAVIGSHNIIEVGGKKVRGRQYPWGIVEVENSKHSDFNKLRNMLITTHMQDLKDVTEDVYYENFRVQCISQISQQAIKERGRKLKRESNSQIDGIITETDKLLLQKDEEIRRMQDMLSQMQEKLKASSQSQSSICSGSQTPTEFECKRKDSMINV, from the exons ATGCGTCGAAAACTATCCTCTAAACGAAAATCC GGAGACAGGGATTATATCGGTTTTGCCACACTGCCAGAGCAGGTGCATCGCAAATCAGTCAAAAGAGGTTTCGATTTCACTTTAATGGTCGTCGGAGAATCAGGTCTTGGGAAATCAACGCTCATCAACAGTTTATTTCTTAGCGATCTGTACAAAGATCGTAAGATACCCGAAGTACATG AACGTGTCACTAAGACAACGCAAATCGAACGGAAAACCATGGATATTGAAGAAAGGGGCGTGAAATTACGTCTTACCGTTGTCGATACGCcgg gATTCGGAGATTCGTTAAACTGCGAAGATAGTTGGCGGGCTTGTTGTAACTACATAGATGAGCAATTTCGTCAATATTTCACAGACGAAAGCGGCCTGAATAGAAAGAATATTGTTGACAACCGTGTTCATTGCTGTTTATATTTCGTACCTCCTTATGGACACGG ATTGAGACAACTGGATATCGAATTAATGAAGCAAATACAGCATAAAGTCAATATCGTACCGATAATCGGAAAAGCTGATACACTCACTGAACCAGAAATGAAAAGGTTAAAGAAAAGGATTTTAAATGATATACAGGAAAATAATATCCAG ATATACCAGTTTCCCGAATGTGACAGCGATGAAGACGAAGATTTCAAACGGCAAGATAAAGAATTAAAAGAATGCATTCCATTTGCGGTTATTGGTAGTCATAATATTATCGAGGTTGGTGGGAAAAAAGTACGCGGCAGGCAGTACCCATGGGGTATTGTAGAAG TTGAAAACTCGAAACATAGTGACTTCAATAAGTTAAGAAATATGTTAATTACAACTCACATGCAAGATCTCAAAGATGTTACAGAAGAtgtttattatgaaaatttccgAGTACAGTGCATCTCTCAGATATCTCAACAGGCAATCAAAGAAAGAGG caGAAAATTGAAACGCGAGTCGAATTCCCAAATAGATGGAATAATCACGGAAACCGACAAACTTCTTCTACAAAAAGACGAAGAA ATACGACGGATGCAAGATATGTTATCTCAAATGCAAGAAAAACTTAAAGCATCGAGTCAGAGTCAAAGCAGTATTTGCAGCGGTTCTCAAACACCAACGGAATTTGAATGCAAAAGAAAAGATAGCATGATTAACGTTTAA
- the Sep4 gene encoding septin-2 isoform X4: protein MKIIIVQLRVHSNRDYIGFATLPEQVHRKSVKRGFDFTLMVVGESGLGKSTLINSLFLSDLYKDRKIPEVHERVTKTTQIERKTMDIEERGVKLRLTVVDTPGFGDSLNCEDSWRACCNYIDEQFRQYFTDESGLNRKNIVDNRVHCCLYFVPPYGHGLRQLDIELMKQIQHKVNIVPIIGKADTLTEPEMKRLKKRILNDIQENNIQIYQFPECDSDEDEDFKRQDKELKECIPFAVIGSHNIIEVGGKKVRGRQYPWGIVEVENSKHSDFNKLRNMLITTHMQDLKDVTEDVYYENFRVQCISQISQQAIKERGRKLKRESNSQIDGIITETDKLLLQKDEEIRRMQDMLSQMQEKLKASSQSQSSICSGSQTPTEFECKRKDSMINV, encoded by the exons ATGAAAATTATTATCGTTCAACTACGAGTACATTCGA ACAGGGATTATATCGGTTTTGCCACACTGCCAGAGCAGGTGCATCGCAAATCAGTCAAAAGAGGTTTCGATTTCACTTTAATGGTCGTCGGAGAATCAGGTCTTGGGAAATCAACGCTCATCAACAGTTTATTTCTTAGCGATCTGTACAAAGATCGTAAGATACCCGAAGTACATG AACGTGTCACTAAGACAACGCAAATCGAACGGAAAACCATGGATATTGAAGAAAGGGGCGTGAAATTACGTCTTACCGTTGTCGATACGCcgg gATTCGGAGATTCGTTAAACTGCGAAGATAGTTGGCGGGCTTGTTGTAACTACATAGATGAGCAATTTCGTCAATATTTCACAGACGAAAGCGGCCTGAATAGAAAGAATATTGTTGACAACCGTGTTCATTGCTGTTTATATTTCGTACCTCCTTATGGACACGG ATTGAGACAACTGGATATCGAATTAATGAAGCAAATACAGCATAAAGTCAATATCGTACCGATAATCGGAAAAGCTGATACACTCACTGAACCAGAAATGAAAAGGTTAAAGAAAAGGATTTTAAATGATATACAGGAAAATAATATCCAG ATATACCAGTTTCCCGAATGTGACAGCGATGAAGACGAAGATTTCAAACGGCAAGATAAAGAATTAAAAGAATGCATTCCATTTGCGGTTATTGGTAGTCATAATATTATCGAGGTTGGTGGGAAAAAAGTACGCGGCAGGCAGTACCCATGGGGTATTGTAGAAG TTGAAAACTCGAAACATAGTGACTTCAATAAGTTAAGAAATATGTTAATTACAACTCACATGCAAGATCTCAAAGATGTTACAGAAGAtgtttattatgaaaatttccgAGTACAGTGCATCTCTCAGATATCTCAACAGGCAATCAAAGAAAGAGG caGAAAATTGAAACGCGAGTCGAATTCCCAAATAGATGGAATAATCACGGAAACCGACAAACTTCTTCTACAAAAAGACGAAGAA ATACGACGGATGCAAGATATGTTATCTCAAATGCAAGAAAAACTTAAAGCATCGAGTCAGAGTCAAAGCAGTATTTGCAGCGGTTCTCAAACACCAACGGAATTTGAATGCAAAAGAAAAGATAGCATGATTAACGTTTAA
- the Sep4 gene encoding septin-2 isoform X1, protein MKKLIYFFNCASASSTVNDRKHFSLATKRKLGDRDYIGFATLPEQVHRKSVKRGFDFTLMVVGESGLGKSTLINSLFLSDLYKDRKIPEVHERVTKTTQIERKTMDIEERGVKLRLTVVDTPGFGDSLNCEDSWRACCNYIDEQFRQYFTDESGLNRKNIVDNRVHCCLYFVPPYGHGLRQLDIELMKQIQHKVNIVPIIGKADTLTEPEMKRLKKRILNDIQENNIQIYQFPECDSDEDEDFKRQDKELKECIPFAVIGSHNIIEVGGKKVRGRQYPWGIVEVENSKHSDFNKLRNMLITTHMQDLKDVTEDVYYENFRVQCISQISQQAIKERGRKLKRESNSQIDGIITETDKLLLQKDEEIRRMQDMLSQMQEKLKASSQSQSSICSGSQTPTEFECKRKDSMINV, encoded by the exons ATGAAgaagttgatttatttttttaattgtgcTTCAGCTTCATCGACCGTAAACgacagaaaacatttttcacttgCAACAAAACGAAAACTT GGAGACAGGGATTATATCGGTTTTGCCACACTGCCAGAGCAGGTGCATCGCAAATCAGTCAAAAGAGGTTTCGATTTCACTTTAATGGTCGTCGGAGAATCAGGTCTTGGGAAATCAACGCTCATCAACAGTTTATTTCTTAGCGATCTGTACAAAGATCGTAAGATACCCGAAGTACATG AACGTGTCACTAAGACAACGCAAATCGAACGGAAAACCATGGATATTGAAGAAAGGGGCGTGAAATTACGTCTTACCGTTGTCGATACGCcgg gATTCGGAGATTCGTTAAACTGCGAAGATAGTTGGCGGGCTTGTTGTAACTACATAGATGAGCAATTTCGTCAATATTTCACAGACGAAAGCGGCCTGAATAGAAAGAATATTGTTGACAACCGTGTTCATTGCTGTTTATATTTCGTACCTCCTTATGGACACGG ATTGAGACAACTGGATATCGAATTAATGAAGCAAATACAGCATAAAGTCAATATCGTACCGATAATCGGAAAAGCTGATACACTCACTGAACCAGAAATGAAAAGGTTAAAGAAAAGGATTTTAAATGATATACAGGAAAATAATATCCAG ATATACCAGTTTCCCGAATGTGACAGCGATGAAGACGAAGATTTCAAACGGCAAGATAAAGAATTAAAAGAATGCATTCCATTTGCGGTTATTGGTAGTCATAATATTATCGAGGTTGGTGGGAAAAAAGTACGCGGCAGGCAGTACCCATGGGGTATTGTAGAAG TTGAAAACTCGAAACATAGTGACTTCAATAAGTTAAGAAATATGTTAATTACAACTCACATGCAAGATCTCAAAGATGTTACAGAAGAtgtttattatgaaaatttccgAGTACAGTGCATCTCTCAGATATCTCAACAGGCAATCAAAGAAAGAGG caGAAAATTGAAACGCGAGTCGAATTCCCAAATAGATGGAATAATCACGGAAACCGACAAACTTCTTCTACAAAAAGACGAAGAA ATACGACGGATGCAAGATATGTTATCTCAAATGCAAGAAAAACTTAAAGCATCGAGTCAGAGTCAAAGCAGTATTTGCAGCGGTTCTCAAACACCAACGGAATTTGAATGCAAAAGAAAAGATAGCATGATTAACGTTTAA
- the Sep4 gene encoding septin-2 isoform X2, whose translation MKKLIYFFNCASASSTVNDRKHFSLATKRKLGDRDYIGFATLPEQVHRKSVKRGFDFTLMVVGESGLGKSTLINSLFLSDLYKDRKIPEVHERVTKTTQIERKTMDIEERGVKLRLTVVDTPGFGDSLNCEDSWRACCNYIDEQFRQYFTDESGLNRKNIVDNRVHCCLYFVPPYGHGLRQLDIELMKQIQHKVNIVPIIGKADTLTEPEMKRLKKRILNDIQENNIQIYQFPECDSDEDEDFKRQDKELKECIPFAVIGSHNIIEVGGKKVRGRQYPWGIVEVENSKHSDFNKLRNMLITTHMQDLKDVTEDVYYENFRVQCISQISQQAIKERGKLKRESNSQIDGIITETDKLLLQKDEEIRRMQDMLSQMQEKLKASSQSQSSICSGSQTPTEFECKRKDSMINV comes from the exons ATGAAgaagttgatttatttttttaattgtgcTTCAGCTTCATCGACCGTAAACgacagaaaacatttttcacttgCAACAAAACGAAAACTT GGAGACAGGGATTATATCGGTTTTGCCACACTGCCAGAGCAGGTGCATCGCAAATCAGTCAAAAGAGGTTTCGATTTCACTTTAATGGTCGTCGGAGAATCAGGTCTTGGGAAATCAACGCTCATCAACAGTTTATTTCTTAGCGATCTGTACAAAGATCGTAAGATACCCGAAGTACATG AACGTGTCACTAAGACAACGCAAATCGAACGGAAAACCATGGATATTGAAGAAAGGGGCGTGAAATTACGTCTTACCGTTGTCGATACGCcgg gATTCGGAGATTCGTTAAACTGCGAAGATAGTTGGCGGGCTTGTTGTAACTACATAGATGAGCAATTTCGTCAATATTTCACAGACGAAAGCGGCCTGAATAGAAAGAATATTGTTGACAACCGTGTTCATTGCTGTTTATATTTCGTACCTCCTTATGGACACGG ATTGAGACAACTGGATATCGAATTAATGAAGCAAATACAGCATAAAGTCAATATCGTACCGATAATCGGAAAAGCTGATACACTCACTGAACCAGAAATGAAAAGGTTAAAGAAAAGGATTTTAAATGATATACAGGAAAATAATATCCAG ATATACCAGTTTCCCGAATGTGACAGCGATGAAGACGAAGATTTCAAACGGCAAGATAAAGAATTAAAAGAATGCATTCCATTTGCGGTTATTGGTAGTCATAATATTATCGAGGTTGGTGGGAAAAAAGTACGCGGCAGGCAGTACCCATGGGGTATTGTAGAAG TTGAAAACTCGAAACATAGTGACTTCAATAAGTTAAGAAATATGTTAATTACAACTCACATGCAAGATCTCAAAGATGTTACAGAAGAtgtttattatgaaaatttccgAGTACAGTGCATCTCTCAGATATCTCAACAGGCAATCAAAGAAAGAGG AAAATTGAAACGCGAGTCGAATTCCCAAATAGATGGAATAATCACGGAAACCGACAAACTTCTTCTACAAAAAGACGAAGAA ATACGACGGATGCAAGATATGTTATCTCAAATGCAAGAAAAACTTAAAGCATCGAGTCAGAGTCAAAGCAGTATTTGCAGCGGTTCTCAAACACCAACGGAATTTGAATGCAAAAGAAAAGATAGCATGATTAACGTTTAA
- the Sep4 gene encoding septin-4 isoform X6, with amino-acid sequence MVVGESGLGKSTLINSLFLSDLYKDRKIPEVHERVTKTTQIERKTMDIEERGVKLRLTVVDTPGFGDSLNCEDSWRACCNYIDEQFRQYFTDESGLNRKNIVDNRVHCCLYFVPPYGHGLRQLDIELMKQIQHKVNIVPIIGKADTLTEPEMKRLKKRILNDIQENNIQIYQFPECDSDEDEDFKRQDKELKECIPFAVIGSHNIIEVGGKKVRGRQYPWGIVEVENSKHSDFNKLRNMLITTHMQDLKDVTEDVYYENFRVQCISQISQQAIKERGRKLKRESNSQIDGIITETDKLLLQKDEEIRRMQDMLSQMQEKLKASSQSQSSICSGSQTPTEFECKRKDSMINV; translated from the exons ATGGTCGTCGGAGAATCAGGTCTTGGGAAATCAACGCTCATCAACAGTTTATTTCTTAGCGATCTGTACAAAGATCGTAAGATACCCGAAGTACATG AACGTGTCACTAAGACAACGCAAATCGAACGGAAAACCATGGATATTGAAGAAAGGGGCGTGAAATTACGTCTTACCGTTGTCGATACGCcgg gATTCGGAGATTCGTTAAACTGCGAAGATAGTTGGCGGGCTTGTTGTAACTACATAGATGAGCAATTTCGTCAATATTTCACAGACGAAAGCGGCCTGAATAGAAAGAATATTGTTGACAACCGTGTTCATTGCTGTTTATATTTCGTACCTCCTTATGGACACGG ATTGAGACAACTGGATATCGAATTAATGAAGCAAATACAGCATAAAGTCAATATCGTACCGATAATCGGAAAAGCTGATACACTCACTGAACCAGAAATGAAAAGGTTAAAGAAAAGGATTTTAAATGATATACAGGAAAATAATATCCAG ATATACCAGTTTCCCGAATGTGACAGCGATGAAGACGAAGATTTCAAACGGCAAGATAAAGAATTAAAAGAATGCATTCCATTTGCGGTTATTGGTAGTCATAATATTATCGAGGTTGGTGGGAAAAAAGTACGCGGCAGGCAGTACCCATGGGGTATTGTAGAAG TTGAAAACTCGAAACATAGTGACTTCAATAAGTTAAGAAATATGTTAATTACAACTCACATGCAAGATCTCAAAGATGTTACAGAAGAtgtttattatgaaaatttccgAGTACAGTGCATCTCTCAGATATCTCAACAGGCAATCAAAGAAAGAGG caGAAAATTGAAACGCGAGTCGAATTCCCAAATAGATGGAATAATCACGGAAACCGACAAACTTCTTCTACAAAAAGACGAAGAA ATACGACGGATGCAAGATATGTTATCTCAAATGCAAGAAAAACTTAAAGCATCGAGTCAGAGTCAAAGCAGTATTTGCAGCGGTTCTCAAACACCAACGGAATTTGAATGCAAAAGAAAAGATAGCATGATTAACGTTTAA
- the LOC135832261 gene encoding uncharacterized protein LOC135832261 encodes MSGSRKSLKKATTFNPRASNDWSKDESKFGLKMLEKMGWKQGQGIGLNNQGITENIKVRLKLDSKGLGYQIKEDQWLEVRSEFSELLSQLSQGVEDEDEALEKGKKSLRAVSESSKTRVHYHKFTHGKDIARYKKEDLIGILGKKEKDDSLVPENKEFIQSGNMDEYFKSKKRKLEPADSNFSPADNLQVDDITDHDSTDSMKSVKKKKLENDDVDFPSTDDAGEILDHNSENSLKPVKKKKKKLENLDENLPSTENSQDCDILDHGSDSKSAKKKKLENGDRNLPSADNSTSCNTLNNFDSVTSGEKKKRLENTGQDTTCANNWHGCDILEDNSVNSKSEKKKKKKKAVEISDLNLPSAENSQACEIIDQSSGNSVKSAKKTKKIKNSDQNISSPNSSQPCNIIDENSADLKTANLQNIGHNLPSESSSEACDILDPSSTDNSKSKKKKLENSHLNPPTNNSQISDQSSIDSSKRVKKKKKKLENIGQNLPSAHDLQACDIFNQSSEDCLKSKEKRTANSDQNLSSVSDLQTCNIIDQNSIDFTKTAKKKKKKKLENSDQNLPAAKNSRTIKIIDQNSADFMKSVIDYNSCNNVEDIISKFEKSREELLNKYREKYIKKYSESSSGIQVFGDEFDGRKLDCKKPTNEDESVMQMYARKNKSKADRAVAKAILVRSIEEGVVTHDFEGSNLTNIPGYGSKIC; translated from the exons ATGTCCGGTTCTCGAAAATCCCTCAAGAAGGCAACCACCTTTAATCCTAGAGCGTCCAACGATTGGTCTAAAg ATGAATCGAAATTCGGTctaaaaatgctcgaaaaaatgGGATGGAAGCAAGGCCAAGGTATAGGACTAAATAATCAAGGCATCACGGAGAATATAAAAGTTCGTCTTAAACTAGATAGTAAAG GCTTGGGTTACCAAATCAAAGAAGACCAGTGGTTGGAAGTTCGGAGtgaattttctgaattattaTCGCAGCTGAGTCAAGGAGTTGAAGATGAAGACGAAGCACttgagaaaggaaaaaaatcattacgaGCGGTATCCGAATCCTCGAAAACTAGAGTGCA TTATCACAAATTTACGCATGGAAAAGACATCGCCAGGTATAAGAAAGAAGATTTAATCGGAATCTtgggtaaaaaagaaaaagatgacTCCCTCGTACCAGAAAACAAAGAATTTATTCAAAGTGGAAATATGGACGAATATTTTAAGAGTAAAAAGAGGAAATTAGAGCCCGCCGACTCGAATTTCTCTCCTGCAGACAACTTGCAAGTTGATGACATTACTGATCACGATTCGACAGATTCTATGAAATCtgtaaaaaagaagaaactaGAAAACGATGACGTTGATTTTCCTTCTACAGACGACGCTGGTGAAATTCTTGACCATAACTCTGAAAATTCTCTAAAACCtgtgaaaaagaagaaaaagaaattagaGAATCTCGATGAAAATCTTCCTTCGACAGAGAACTCCCAAGATTGTGATATTCTTGATCACGGCTCAGATTCTAAATctgcgaagaagaaaaaattggagAACGGTGACCGTAATCTTCCTTCTGCAGACAATTCGACTTCTTGTAATACtcttaataattttgattctgTGACTTctggggaaaaaaagaagagattAGAAAACACCGGCCAAGACACTACTTGTGCAAACAACTGGCATGGTTGTGATATTCTTGAAGACAATTCGGTGAATTCGAAGtctgaaaagaagaaaaaaaagaagaaagcgGTAGAAATCAGCGATCTGAATCTTCCATCTGCTGAGAATTCGCAAGCTTGTGAAATTATTGACCAGAGTTCTGGCAATTCTGTTAAATCTGcgaagaagacgaagaaaataaaaaatagcgaTCAGAATATTTCTTCTCCAAACAGTTCGCAACCTTGcaatattattgatgaaaacTCCGCAGATTTAAAGACagcaaatttacaaaacattGGACATAATCTTCCGTCTGAGAGTAGTTCTGAAGCTTGCGATATTTTGGACCCCAGTTCGACAGATAATTCTAAAAGtaagaaaaagaaattagaaaacAGTCACTTGAATCCTCCTACGAACAACTCGCAAATTTCTGACCAAAGTTCTATAGATTCTTCGAAAcgtgtgaagaaaaaaaagaaaaaattagaaaacatcGGCCAGAATCTTCCTTCCGCACACGATTTGCAAGCTTGCGATATTTTTAACCAAAGTTCGGAAGATTGTCtcaaaagtaaagaaaaaagaacagcGAACAGTGACCAGAATCTTTCCTCTGTGAGCGATTTACAAACTTGTAATATTATTGACCAAAATTCGATAGATTTTACAAAAACtgcgaagaaaaagaaaaagaagaaattagAAAACAGCGATCAGAATCTTCCTGCTGCGAAAAACTCGCGAACTATTAAAATTATCGACCAGAATTCGGCAGATTTTATGAAATCTGTGATTGATTATAATAGTTGCAATAATGTGGAAGATattatttcaaagtttgaaaaaagtcgcGAAGAACTGTTGAATAAATATCGAGAAAAATATATAAAGAAGTATTCAGAATCATCGTCAGGTATTCAAGTTTTTGGTGATGAATTTGATGGTAGAAAATTGGATTGCAAGAAACCTACAAATGAAGATGAATCTGTGATGCAAATGTATGCCCGTAAGAATAAGTCAAAAGCTGACAGAGCGGTTGCTAAAGCTATATTAGTAAGAAGCATAGAAGAAGGTGTTGTGACGCATGATTTTGAAGGTAGTAATCTGACGAATATTCCAGGCTATGGTAgtaaaatatgttga
- the mRpS10 gene encoding small ribosomal subunit protein uS10m, whose protein sequence is MNSIAGNIIRSAFNNALKYASPRNMSPYCTATGNLVERPTSDEPDKLYKTIEVEMRAYEKATLKSYSEFLKMAADNLDITIGKCFTPLKPFKDYRGLTILRSRFVHKKHRTQYEVRTYFRFMNFHHLTGSTADTFLEYIERNLPEGVALKVTKVALEKLPPEVLTPPVFEQDPTESTEPETNEEQEVQKQ, encoded by the exons ATGAATTCTATTGCCGGAAACATCATTCGTTCTGCGTTCAACAATGCATTGAAATATGCTTCACCCAGAAATATGTCACCCTATTGCACTGCTACCGGCAACCTCGTCGAAAGACCC ACGTCTGATGAACCAGATAAACTATACAAAACTATCGAGGTTGAAATGAGAGCATATGAAAAAGCTACTTTGAAAAGCTACTCTGAATTTCTTAAAATGGCTGCAGATAATTTAGATATTACGATAGGAAAATG ttttacaCCGCTTAAACCGTTTAAAGATTACAGAGGATTAACTATTCTGCGGTCTCGTTTCGTTCATAAAAAGCACAGAACTCAATACGAAGTCAGAACTTATTTCAGATTTATGAATTTCCATCACTTGACCGGTTCAACAGCTGATACTTTTTTGGAATACATCGAAAGGAATCTTCCGGAAGGAGTTGCGTTGAAAGTCACCAAG GTtgctttggaaaaattaccacctgAAGTGCTTACTCCTCCTGTCTTCGAACAAGATCCTACGGAATCTACAGAGCCAGAAACAAACGAAGAGCAAGAAGTTCAAAAACAGTAA